Proteins co-encoded in one Spirosoma endbachense genomic window:
- a CDS encoding glycoside hydrolase family 88/105 protein, translating into MRLFFLWVVLLASLKASVLAQQTRTSAETNVPWSVRMADSDMGRNPKGWMLDFSKVPRWGYCNGLVCSSLEKLWRQTHTEKYYDYIKEYADDMINLDGSIKTYTLSQYNIDAVNSGKILFALYERTHDPKYEKAIRLLRSQMLTHPRTSEGGFWHKKHYPHQMWLDGLYMASPFLAQYAQVFNEPELFADVANQIRLIDVHNKDPKTGLYYHGWDESKQQRWADRETSKSPHVWGRGMGWYAMTLVDVLDYFPADHPQREQILEITRNLAQTLATYQDSPTGLWYQVMDVGKQDGNYVESSASTMFVYFLMKATRKGYIDPKYKDVAQKGYNGILTHFIKTQPTGVVTITDACAGAGLGGTPYRDGSYEYYCQEAKRDNDPKSVGPFILLALEFEGEK; encoded by the coding sequence GTGAGACTATTTTTTCTCTGGGTAGTATTGCTAGCCTCATTGAAGGCATCCGTTTTGGCGCAGCAAACCAGAACATCTGCTGAAACGAATGTGCCCTGGTCGGTGCGTATGGCAGATTCCGATATGGGCCGGAATCCGAAAGGGTGGATGCTTGATTTTTCGAAAGTACCCCGCTGGGGTTATTGTAACGGGTTGGTATGCAGTTCGCTTGAAAAATTGTGGCGACAGACCCATACGGAAAAATACTACGATTATATCAAGGAATACGCCGACGATATGATCAATCTGGACGGTAGCATAAAAACCTACACCCTGAGTCAGTACAACATCGATGCTGTTAACTCCGGGAAAATTCTGTTTGCCTTATACGAGCGCACGCATGACCCCAAGTATGAAAAAGCCATCCGACTATTACGCAGCCAGATGCTCACGCATCCGCGTACGAGTGAGGGCGGGTTCTGGCATAAAAAGCATTACCCGCACCAGATGTGGCTCGATGGGTTATACATGGCATCGCCGTTTCTGGCTCAGTACGCGCAGGTTTTCAATGAACCCGAGTTATTTGCTGACGTAGCCAATCAAATCCGGCTAATTGACGTGCACAACAAAGATCCGAAAACTGGGCTCTATTACCACGGTTGGGATGAAAGCAAACAGCAGCGTTGGGCGGACAGGGAAACCAGCAAATCACCGCACGTGTGGGGGCGCGGCATGGGCTGGTACGCCATGACCTTAGTGGATGTGCTCGACTATTTTCCGGCAGATCATCCTCAGCGGGAACAGATTCTGGAAATTACCCGGAACCTGGCGCAAACACTGGCGACCTATCAGGATTCGCCAACCGGGCTTTGGTATCAGGTGATGGACGTCGGCAAACAGGATGGCAATTACGTTGAATCGTCGGCCTCGACCATGTTTGTCTATTTTTTGATGAAAGCTACCCGGAAGGGCTATATTGACCCGAAATACAAAGACGTTGCCCAAAAGGGGTACAATGGCATTTTAACGCATTTTATCAAAACACAGCCTACGGGTGTTGTAACGATCACGGATGCCTGTGCAGGAGCTGGTTTGGGTGGCACGCCTTATCGCGATGGGTCTTACGAATACTATTGTCAGGAAGCGAAACGGGATAATGACCCCAAATCTGTTGGCCCTTTTATCCTGCTGGCGCTTGAGTTTGAGGGCGAAAAGTAG
- a CDS encoding LytR/AlgR family response regulator transcription factor: MLKAILIDDEPDCVELLARELSEYCPQVQVVGRSTTSEDGLRLIQILQPDIVFLDIEMPRMNGFQLLEKIGTISFNLIFVTAYNEFAVKAFRFSALDYLLKPIDTLDLQEAVRKAERQQRVDSRQLDMLKSQFHSRHLAEKIAVPYQQGVIFLPVSEIIYCESDSNYTKVIAIQHRQYLLTRTLREVQEVLEERNFLRIHRQYVINLDQIKLFMKGEGSYVVMTNDISIPVARNQKEKLVQRFGWL; encoded by the coding sequence ATGCTCAAAGCGATTCTCATCGACGACGAACCTGACTGCGTGGAGCTTCTGGCCCGCGAGCTGTCCGAGTACTGTCCACAAGTGCAGGTGGTTGGCCGTTCGACCACTAGTGAAGATGGCTTGCGGCTAATTCAGATTCTGCAACCGGACATCGTATTTCTGGATATTGAAATGCCTCGCATGAATGGGTTTCAACTATTGGAAAAAATTGGCACTATTTCCTTCAATCTTATTTTCGTGACGGCCTATAACGAATTTGCCGTTAAGGCGTTTCGATTCAGCGCGCTAGACTACCTGCTGAAGCCAATCGATACGCTGGATTTACAGGAAGCGGTTCGAAAAGCAGAACGTCAGCAACGGGTAGACAGTCGCCAGTTGGATATGCTGAAAAGCCAGTTTCATAGCCGTCACTTAGCCGAAAAGATTGCAGTGCCTTACCAGCAAGGGGTAATTTTTCTGCCCGTTAGTGAGATTATCTACTGCGAATCCGACAGCAATTACACCAAAGTAATTGCGATACAGCATCGCCAATATCTACTCACACGCACGCTTCGGGAAGTGCAGGAAGTCCTGGAGGAACGGAATTTTTTGCGGATTCACCGCCAATACGTCATTAACCTCGATCAGATTAAGCTCTTCATGAAAGGTGAAGGAAGCTACGTGGTTATGACCAACGACATCAGCATTCCGGTAGCCCGCAATCAGAAAGAAAAATTAGTCCAGCGGTTTGGCTGGTTGTAA
- a CDS encoding RagB/SusD family nutrient uptake outer membrane protein, producing the protein MNLSIVKKTGLLALSLLTLFSCKDVLEEYNPSGLTAETVYTTPEGFETLVNAAYTYQRWWYGKEEGYNIAETGTDIWTSGSGEVYRDLTQYLNLQGSNAALTSEWREFYAAINLCNGGISRIDKAGLSAALRPVREGELRFLRAFYYWHIVETWGGVHFTTQETNGIVATANRTSVETIYNQIFEDLKIAVANLPATQPQYGKVTKGAAQAFLARMYLTRGMNKEALEMAQAVLTGNYGYKLEASYADLWKMSNMKTKEAIYVVDYSVNLAINDLVNTTFNPYGHSRGSNNGHLLFLMKYDDRPGMTRDIANGRPFNRYMPTRFLLDLYSDEDARYEGSFQQVWFANATSRPAGMNLGDTAVYCTKKEIPDAFEATRKYQTYDRSKIYNANGTVKDNLRYPTLSKFMDPTRASLNEAQSARDVFVIRLAEVYLIAAEAQMKLGNLQAAADYINTVRSRAAKPGKAAAMQIASAQVTLDFILDERARELAGEQIRWFDLKRTGKLLERVRADAPDNAVNIVDYHVLRPIPQTQLDAITNKTEFTQNQGYQ; encoded by the coding sequence ATGAACTTATCCATTGTCAAAAAAACGGGGTTACTGGCACTATCTCTGCTAACCTTGTTTTCGTGTAAAGATGTGCTGGAAGAATATAACCCCAGTGGGTTAACCGCCGAAACCGTCTACACAACGCCCGAAGGTTTTGAAACACTGGTCAATGCCGCCTATACGTATCAACGCTGGTGGTATGGCAAAGAAGAAGGGTATAACATTGCCGAAACTGGCACTGATATCTGGACGAGCGGATCGGGCGAGGTCTATCGGGATTTAACCCAATACCTGAACCTTCAGGGCAGTAATGCGGCCCTTACGAGTGAGTGGCGGGAGTTCTACGCGGCCATTAATCTGTGTAACGGGGGAATTAGCCGCATCGATAAAGCAGGTTTATCGGCGGCTTTACGGCCAGTTCGCGAAGGGGAGCTACGGTTTCTGCGGGCGTTTTATTACTGGCATATCGTTGAAACCTGGGGTGGTGTTCATTTCACCACCCAGGAAACGAACGGTATTGTGGCGACGGCTAACCGGACTTCCGTTGAAACCATTTACAACCAGATTTTCGAGGATCTGAAGATTGCCGTAGCCAACCTGCCCGCTACGCAGCCTCAATACGGTAAAGTGACAAAGGGAGCTGCTCAGGCGTTTCTGGCACGAATGTATCTGACTCGCGGCATGAACAAAGAAGCGCTGGAAATGGCGCAGGCCGTGCTGACGGGTAATTACGGCTACAAACTGGAAGCCAGCTATGCGGACTTGTGGAAAATGAGCAATATGAAGACCAAAGAGGCCATTTATGTCGTCGATTACTCCGTGAACCTGGCCATCAATGATCTCGTAAACACAACCTTCAATCCGTATGGCCATAGCCGGGGCAGCAACAATGGGCATCTGCTGTTTTTGATGAAGTACGACGATCGGCCGGGCATGACACGCGATATTGCCAACGGGCGGCCATTCAACCGATACATGCCAACCCGGTTCCTGCTCGATCTGTATAGCGATGAGGATGCCCGCTACGAAGGTTCGTTTCAGCAGGTTTGGTTTGCTAACGCCACTTCGCGTCCGGCGGGTATGAACCTGGGTGATACGGCGGTGTATTGCACGAAAAAAGAAATTCCCGATGCGTTTGAAGCAACCCGGAAGTACCAGACCTACGACCGAAGTAAGATTTATAACGCCAACGGAACGGTAAAAGACAACCTGCGCTACCCAACCTTGTCGAAGTTTATGGACCCGACGCGGGCTAGTTTGAATGAAGCACAAAGCGCTCGTGATGTATTCGTGATCCGGCTGGCCGAGGTGTACCTGATTGCGGCCGAAGCCCAAATGAAACTGGGTAATTTGCAGGCTGCTGCCGATTACATCAACACCGTACGGTCACGGGCGGCCAAGCCGGGTAAAGCCGCTGCCATGCAGATTGCTTCGGCCCAGGTAACGCTTGATTTCATTTTGGATGAGCGGGCGCGTGAACTGGCAGGGGAGCAGATTCGCTGGTTCGATCTCAAACGAACCGGAAAGCTGCTGGAGCGTGTTCGTGCCGATGCGCCTGATAATGCGGTCAATATTGTGGATTATCATGTGCTACGGCCTATTCCGCAAACGCAGTTGGATGCTATTACCAACAAAACGGAGTTTACCCAAAATCAGGGTTATCAATAG
- a CDS encoding glycoside hydrolase family 43 protein, which produces MNSVRIISFFFLSTVTAVAQTPRPKPASTEAETPYVSKVWVADLGNGTYKNPVLNADYSDPDACRSGDDYYLVASSFDAIPGLPILHSKDLVNWTLIGHALKRQPPFEHFEKTQHGNGVWAPAIRYHNNEFYIYYPDPDFGIYLTKATNPAGPWSEPVLVEGGKGLIDPCPLWDDNGQVYLVHGWAGSRAGIKSILTVKKLNAEGTKVLDEGVIVYDGHETDPTIEGPKIYKRNGYYYIFAPAGGVPTGWQLVLRSKEIYGPYERKVVMDQGKSPINGPHQGAWVDTKPVNGKPGEDWFLHFQDKEAYGRVVHLQPMKWVNDWPVIGIDADGDGKGEPVLTYKKPTIAGSSPGKEFPVSTPVESDEFSSTMLGRQWQWQANPKGTWGTTSNQGFLRLYSYKAPEEIKNNWDVPNLLLQKFPAERFMATTKLTFKPNPKLENERTGLIIMGLSYANLVLKSGKDGVNLVYGVCKKASEGKPEVETVIAKINAGSPVYLRVVVTEGARCQFSYSLDGQNFTKTGDPFQAEVGRWIGAKMGIFCTRTTQINDSGYADFDWFRVESVPTENP; this is translated from the coding sequence ATGAATTCGGTACGCATCATTAGTTTCTTTTTTCTGTCAACAGTTACGGCTGTAGCCCAGACCCCCCGACCGAAACCGGCTTCAACCGAGGCTGAAACGCCCTATGTTTCGAAGGTATGGGTCGCCGATTTAGGGAATGGAACGTACAAAAACCCGGTCCTGAACGCGGATTATTCCGATCCGGATGCCTGCCGGTCGGGCGACGACTATTACCTGGTCGCATCCAGTTTCGATGCCATTCCGGGATTGCCCATTCTGCACTCGAAGGATCTGGTCAACTGGACCCTTATTGGCCACGCGCTGAAACGTCAGCCGCCATTCGAGCATTTCGAGAAAACCCAGCACGGTAATGGGGTATGGGCTCCTGCTATCCGTTATCACAACAACGAGTTCTACATCTATTACCCGGACCCTGATTTCGGGATCTACCTGACTAAAGCGACCAACCCGGCTGGACCCTGGTCGGAGCCGGTACTGGTGGAGGGTGGCAAGGGGCTGATTGACCCTTGTCCGCTTTGGGACGACAACGGGCAGGTTTATCTGGTACACGGATGGGCCGGTAGCAGGGCCGGTATAAAAAGCATTCTTACCGTCAAAAAACTGAATGCCGAAGGGACCAAAGTGCTGGATGAGGGCGTCATCGTCTATGACGGTCACGAAACGGACCCAACCATCGAAGGACCGAAGATTTATAAACGCAATGGCTATTACTACATCTTCGCCCCGGCGGGTGGTGTGCCTACGGGTTGGCAACTTGTGCTCCGGTCAAAGGAAATTTATGGGCCATACGAACGAAAAGTGGTGATGGACCAGGGTAAAAGCCCGATCAATGGCCCGCATCAGGGGGCCTGGGTCGATACGAAGCCGGTCAATGGCAAGCCCGGCGAAGACTGGTTTTTGCATTTTCAGGATAAGGAAGCCTACGGTCGGGTTGTGCATCTGCAACCGATGAAGTGGGTAAACGACTGGCCGGTTATCGGTATTGATGCCGACGGCGATGGCAAAGGAGAACCCGTATTAACGTATAAAAAACCAACCATAGCAGGGTCGTCGCCGGGCAAAGAATTTCCAGTTAGTACACCCGTCGAATCGGACGAGTTCAGTTCAACGATGTTGGGACGCCAGTGGCAGTGGCAGGCCAATCCGAAAGGTACCTGGGGAACGACAAGCAACCAGGGTTTTCTGCGACTATATTCCTACAAGGCACCTGAGGAAATCAAAAACAACTGGGATGTGCCAAACCTGTTGTTGCAGAAGTTTCCGGCCGAGCGGTTTATGGCAACCACGAAGCTAACCTTTAAGCCGAATCCGAAGCTGGAAAACGAACGGACTGGATTGATCATCATGGGTTTAAGCTATGCGAATCTAGTTCTAAAAAGCGGTAAGGATGGTGTCAACCTGGTGTATGGCGTCTGTAAAAAGGCGTCGGAAGGAAAACCGGAAGTCGAAACCGTGATTGCTAAAATTAACGCCGGAAGTCCGGTATATCTCCGTGTGGTGGTGACTGAGGGGGCCAGGTGCCAGTTCAGTTACAGTCTTGACGGGCAGAATTTTACCAAAACCGGTGATCCGTTTCAGGCGGAAGTAGGGCGCTGGATCGGCGCTAAAATGGGTATCTTCTGTACCCGGACCACCCAGATCAACGATTCGGGCTATGCCGACTTCGACTGGTTTCGGGTCGAATCCGTACCCACGGAAAATCCATGA
- a CDS encoding alpha/beta hydrolase: MRKIILLFILLLTSDFYATAQEFIPLWPMGKMPNTKGVSLKDSIANERVYRVGTPGMYAFFPSTQENKGAAVVICPGGGYERLAYVISGWQLAKWFNTMGISAFVLNYRLPNSPDLKQRELGPLQDAQRAIRFIRSNAKKWRIKPDRIGSMGSSAGGHLAALLATNTTDVSAIGDSVSRQSFRPDFAILVSPVITMGNYAHAGSRKNLLGPNPSADLLKAYSLENAVTSTTPPCFLTHAYNDTVVDQRNSLLFYQALIDQKIPASLHIFPQGGHAIALRNNPGSTQQWTTLCESWLLEMNLISDSN; encoded by the coding sequence ATGCGCAAAATTATTTTACTATTTATCCTTCTTTTAACCTCAGATTTCTACGCAACAGCCCAGGAGTTTATACCGCTTTGGCCAATGGGTAAAATGCCAAATACAAAAGGTGTGTCACTAAAGGATAGTATTGCCAATGAACGTGTTTACCGGGTTGGTACGCCAGGAATGTACGCTTTTTTCCCTTCGACCCAGGAGAATAAAGGAGCGGCCGTGGTGATTTGTCCAGGTGGTGGTTACGAACGTCTGGCGTATGTGATTAGTGGGTGGCAATTGGCGAAATGGTTCAATACAATGGGGATCAGCGCCTTCGTCCTCAACTATCGACTACCGAACTCGCCCGATCTGAAACAGCGTGAACTGGGACCGCTTCAAGACGCTCAGCGAGCGATACGATTTATCCGCAGCAATGCTAAAAAATGGAGAATAAAGCCAGATCGAATCGGATCTATGGGTTCATCAGCCGGAGGTCATCTGGCAGCACTGCTGGCAACCAATACGACCGATGTATCGGCCATTGGCGATTCAGTCAGCCGTCAGTCGTTCAGGCCCGATTTTGCCATTCTGGTCTCGCCGGTCATCACGATGGGCAACTATGCACACGCGGGCAGTCGAAAAAATCTGTTAGGGCCAAATCCCTCCGCCGATTTATTGAAAGCTTATTCGCTGGAAAACGCGGTAACCTCCACCACACCGCCCTGCTTTTTGACACATGCCTACAATGACACGGTTGTCGATCAACGGAATAGTTTGCTGTTTTATCAGGCATTGATTGACCAGAAAATTCCGGCCAGTCTCCATATATTTCCACAAGGTGGCCATGCGATTGCCCTTCGAAACAATCCGGGATCAACGCAACAATGGACAACGTTGTGTGAAAGCTGGCTCCTGGAAATGAATTTGATTTCAGATTCTAACTAG
- a CDS encoding RNA polymerase sigma-70 factor has product MDYKTLPDTALLIYLKKGDESAFQEIYMRHWRKLFTIARNKLPSTDSPEDMVQDLFVRLWEQRENLVIENLGAYLHISLKNAIINLFRARLIREKYVEHAQSFSSNEQTTEEQIALNDLMATVEQQLNDLPEKTRQIFRLNRLEYKSAKEISVQLGIPERTVEYHISLALKLLRPLLQDYFVLAIVLYYC; this is encoded by the coding sequence ATGGATTATAAAACTCTTCCTGATACTGCCTTATTGATTTACCTGAAAAAAGGGGATGAATCCGCTTTTCAGGAAATCTATATGCGTCACTGGAGGAAGTTATTCACCATAGCCAGAAACAAACTCCCATCAACGGATAGCCCCGAAGATATGGTTCAGGATTTGTTCGTGCGGTTATGGGAGCAGCGAGAAAACCTGGTCATCGAAAATCTGGGTGCTTATTTACATATCTCCCTCAAAAACGCCATTATCAATCTGTTCAGGGCGAGACTGATCCGTGAGAAGTACGTTGAACATGCGCAAAGTTTTTCGTCGAATGAACAGACTACGGAAGAACAAATTGCCCTGAACGATCTGATGGCTACGGTTGAACAGCAACTGAATGACCTGCCGGAGAAAACCCGTCAGATTTTCCGGCTGAATCGCCTGGAGTATAAGTCAGCGAAAGAAATTTCAGTGCAACTAGGCATTCCCGAACGAACCGTCGAATACCACATCAGTCTGGCGCTCAAACTACTTCGACCTTTACTTCAGGATTACTTCGTGCTGGCAATTGTGCTCTATTACTGTTAA
- a CDS encoding alpha/beta hydrolase, whose translation MNRPFVLLLITALCTTVTYAQLKPTGGKDTSFTVQGSYLREKKYHPEITLADSTLPAGIRVDKAITFSTPVDGRNLRLDIYARPAASGNARPAVVMIHGGGWRSGDRSHNNTLAGQLAAKGFVAIPVEYRLSTEALYPAAVHDVKAAIRWVRANAKKYGVDPNRIAVLGFSAGGQLAALVGTTNGQATFEGSGGNARYSSATQAIVDIDGVLAFIHPESGEGDDSKSISAATYWFGYSKTQRPDLWQEASALNHIDKHTPPILFLNSSVDRMHGGRDDLIKKLNDLRIYSEVHTFPDAPHTFLFFDPWFTPTLTYITDFLNRVLPAK comes from the coding sequence ATGAATCGCCCTTTTGTTTTACTCCTGATCACAGCCCTTTGTACGACCGTTACTTATGCCCAATTAAAACCGACTGGCGGAAAAGATACGTCATTTACCGTACAGGGTTCTTATTTGCGTGAGAAGAAATACCACCCCGAGATTACATTGGCCGATTCAACGCTGCCAGCCGGAATCCGGGTTGATAAAGCCATTACCTTCAGTACACCCGTCGATGGAAGAAATCTTCGGTTGGATATTTACGCTCGGCCAGCCGCTTCCGGGAATGCTCGTCCGGCAGTTGTCATGATTCATGGGGGTGGCTGGCGGTCGGGTGATCGGTCGCATAATAACACCCTGGCTGGACAGCTGGCAGCCAAAGGATTTGTGGCCATTCCTGTCGAATACCGGTTGTCGACGGAGGCTTTATACCCGGCCGCCGTTCATGATGTGAAAGCGGCAATTCGCTGGGTTCGGGCCAATGCCAAGAAATACGGCGTTGACCCCAACCGAATCGCGGTGCTGGGCTTTTCGGCGGGTGGCCAGTTAGCCGCTTTGGTTGGTACAACAAACGGGCAGGCAACGTTTGAGGGATCAGGGGGCAATGCGCGCTATTCAAGCGCCACTCAAGCCATTGTCGATATTGATGGAGTGCTTGCTTTTATTCATCCCGAATCGGGGGAGGGCGATGACTCGAAATCGATATCGGCGGCTACGTACTGGTTTGGTTATTCCAAAACGCAGCGGCCCGATTTATGGCAGGAAGCCTCGGCGCTTAACCACATTGACAAGCATACTCCCCCGATTTTATTCCTGAACAGTTCGGTGGATCGTATGCACGGCGGGCGTGATGATCTGATAAAGAAACTGAACGACCTGCGTATTTATTCAGAAGTGCATACGTTTCCCGACGCACCCCATACGTTCCTGTTTTTTGATCCCTGGTTCACCCCGACTCTGACCTATATCACTGACTTTCTGAATCGCGTATTGCCAGCAAAATGA
- a CDS encoding glycoside hydrolase family 28 protein — translation MTKNHRFLGLVFSILAPFSASAQTAPAYSWANLPKIAQPVFRKDTVTIMAHGAKPDGVTLNTSAINAAILACSQKGGGVVLVPAGLWITGPIELKSNVNLHLKKAATLLFTTDKSQYALVEGTYEGKRSARNQSPLSGANLENVAITGQGIVDGNGDVWRAVHKGQLTESQWQEKIASGGVLKEDGKTWYPSEQFKRASTENRSMLLVAGKTPQDFADMKDVLRPNLVVLTNCKKVLLEGVTFQNSPAWCLHPLMCQDLTIRNVTTKNPEYAHNGDGMDIESCKNFLIEGCTLDVGDDAICIKSGKDEEGRKRGMPTENGIIRNNTVYNGHGGFVVGSEMSGGARYIFVYNCTFMGTDKGLRFKSVRGRGGVVEHIYAKDIFMKDIAQEAIFFDMYYFVKFATDSERDERPIVNEGTPVFRDMHFENIVCHGAKKGVFIRGLPEMAVKNITMDRLVLQADKGVELIDASGIRFKNVQLITKSTKPVILVDNSSDLTFDTIQYDPQASLLFSINGERTQGIQVKNTDVAKAQTRAEFNKGALEKNLILSSTK, via the coding sequence ATGACGAAAAATCATCGATTCCTGGGCCTTGTGTTCTCAATACTGGCTCCGTTTTCTGCTTCTGCGCAAACCGCTCCAGCCTATAGCTGGGCCAATCTTCCGAAAATAGCCCAGCCCGTTTTTCGGAAGGATACGGTAACGATTATGGCGCATGGGGCAAAGCCGGATGGCGTTACACTGAACACCAGCGCGATCAATGCGGCTATTCTGGCGTGCAGCCAAAAAGGGGGCGGTGTGGTGCTGGTACCCGCTGGTTTATGGATCACCGGGCCGATTGAACTGAAAAGTAACGTCAATCTGCATCTAAAAAAGGCAGCAACCCTGTTGTTTACGACCGATAAAAGTCAATACGCCCTGGTTGAAGGCACCTACGAAGGCAAACGATCAGCCCGCAATCAATCCCCCCTCTCAGGTGCCAATCTGGAAAATGTGGCTATTACCGGTCAGGGCATTGTCGATGGAAATGGAGACGTATGGCGAGCCGTCCATAAAGGGCAGCTGACCGAAAGCCAGTGGCAGGAAAAAATAGCTTCGGGTGGTGTTCTGAAAGAGGATGGTAAAACCTGGTATCCAAGTGAGCAGTTCAAACGGGCCAGTACCGAAAACCGAAGCATGTTGCTGGTTGCCGGGAAAACTCCTCAGGATTTTGCGGATATGAAGGACGTGCTGCGACCGAATCTGGTGGTGCTGACCAATTGCAAAAAAGTACTGCTGGAAGGGGTCACGTTTCAGAATTCACCCGCCTGGTGCCTGCATCCGCTGATGTGTCAGGATCTGACGATTCGAAATGTTACCACCAAGAATCCGGAGTACGCGCACAACGGCGATGGTATGGATATTGAATCCTGCAAGAACTTCCTGATCGAAGGTTGTACACTTGATGTGGGCGACGATGCCATTTGTATCAAATCAGGAAAGGACGAAGAAGGACGTAAACGCGGGATGCCTACCGAGAATGGTATTATTCGGAATAATACGGTCTATAACGGGCACGGAGGTTTTGTTGTCGGTAGCGAAATGAGCGGAGGAGCACGCTATATCTTTGTCTACAACTGCACGTTTATGGGTACCGATAAGGGCCTGCGTTTCAAGTCGGTACGGGGGCGGGGTGGCGTAGTCGAGCATATCTATGCAAAAGATATTTTCATGAAAGACATTGCGCAGGAAGCCATCTTCTTCGACATGTATTATTTCGTCAAGTTCGCTACTGATAGTGAGCGCGACGAGCGCCCGATCGTCAATGAAGGTACGCCCGTTTTCCGGGATATGCATTTTGAGAACATTGTCTGTCATGGCGCAAAAAAGGGCGTTTTTATCCGTGGTTTACCCGAAATGGCGGTTAAAAATATTACGATGGACAGGCTGGTGCTTCAGGCGGATAAGGGCGTAGAGTTAATCGATGCGAGTGGTATTCGATTCAAAAATGTACAGTTGATCACCAAAAGCACAAAGCCCGTTATTCTGGTTGACAACAGCAGTGATCTAACGTTCGACACGATCCAATACGATCCCCAGGCCAGTTTACTGTTTTCTATAAATGGCGAACGGACTCAGGGCATTCAGGTGAAAAACACGGATGTTGCTAAAGCCCAGACCAGGGCGGAGTTTAACAAGGGTGCCCTGGAAAAGAATCTGATCCTGTCTTCAACAAAATGA
- a CDS encoding pectinesterase family protein, whose protein sequence is MKQLLLLSCLLVCTSHVWSQTTPPATYPSSFTVAQDGSGNFKTIQEAVNSFRDHSQVRVTLYVKNGVYAEKLVIPSWKPNIHVIGESKEGVVITGNDYSGKAYPGGNDWTGKDKYSTYTSYTVLVDAPDIILENLTIRNTAGRVGQAVALHVEGDRFVCKNCILSGNQDTLYAAAEGSRQYYENCFIEGTTDFIFGKSISVFQSCTIKSLSDSFITAAATPGYQRYGFVFFDCKLIADQAAKKVYLGRPWRPNAKTIFIRTDMGDHILPVGWDNWGNPANEKTVLYAEYGNTGAGGNSSKRTVWSKNLTDKEASTYTLATIFSEKSVWLPNAARP, encoded by the coding sequence ATGAAACAACTGCTTCTACTTAGTTGCCTGCTGGTCTGTACAAGTCATGTATGGAGCCAGACAACGCCACCCGCTACGTATCCGTCTTCGTTTACGGTTGCTCAGGACGGGAGCGGCAATTTCAAAACCATTCAGGAAGCAGTCAATAGCTTTCGCGATCATTCACAGGTTCGGGTAACACTTTACGTTAAAAATGGCGTCTACGCCGAAAAACTCGTCATTCCTTCCTGGAAACCCAACATTCATGTCATTGGGGAAAGCAAAGAAGGCGTTGTGATCACCGGCAACGACTATTCGGGTAAAGCCTATCCTGGGGGCAACGACTGGACCGGTAAAGACAAATACAGTACCTATACATCCTATACCGTGCTGGTCGACGCACCGGATATTATTCTGGAAAACCTGACCATCCGAAACACCGCCGGGCGTGTTGGGCAGGCTGTCGCACTGCATGTGGAGGGTGATCGGTTTGTCTGCAAAAACTGCATCCTGTCCGGCAATCAGGATACGCTGTATGCCGCTGCTGAAGGGAGTCGCCAGTATTACGAAAACTGTTTTATTGAAGGGACTACCGACTTTATTTTCGGGAAATCGATCTCCGTTTTTCAATCGTGCACGATCAAAAGCCTGTCCGATTCATTCATTACGGCAGCGGCTACACCAGGGTATCAGCGCTACGGATTCGTTTTTTTTGATTGCAAACTGATCGCCGACCAGGCCGCTAAAAAAGTCTATCTGGGTCGTCCCTGGCGACCGAATGCCAAAACGATATTCATTCGAACCGATATGGGTGACCATATTTTGCCCGTAGGTTGGGACAACTGGGGTAATCCGGCCAATGAAAAGACCGTATTATATGCTGAATACGGGAATACCGGAGCCGGAGGGAATTCATCGAAACGGACAGTATGGTCAAAAAATTTGACGGATAAAGAGGCCAGCACCTATACACTAGCAACCATTTTTTCTGAAAAATCGGTCTGGTTGCCTAACGCAGCCCGTCCCTAA